One stretch of Amycolatopsis sp. 195334CR DNA includes these proteins:
- the tal gene encoding transaldolase, producing the protein MSSTDRLAQLSEAGVSIWLDDLSRERLDTGNLAGLIRDKHVVGVTTNPTIFANALSKGEAYDKQVGELAARGADLDATVRELTTTDVRNAADLFRDVYTATNGVDGRVSIEVDPRLAKDADATVAEAQDLWKTVDRPNLLVKIPATEEGLPAITRTLAEGVSVNVTLIFSEERYRAVIEAYFAGLEQAKANGHDLKGIHSVASFFVSRVDAEIDKRLDAIGTDEAKALRGEAAIANARIAYAAYEELFASDRWKALAADGANVQRPLWASTGVKDPSYSDTRYVDQLVVANTVNTMPEKTLEAAADHAEIDGDKVSGTETAARALFAKLEAVGIDITDVFLVLENEGVEKFEKSWSELLETVTGQLAKAKG; encoded by the coding sequence ATGAGCAGCACCGATCGGCTGGCCCAGCTGTCCGAGGCCGGGGTCTCGATCTGGCTCGACGACCTGTCCAGGGAGCGGCTCGACACCGGCAACCTGGCCGGGCTGATCCGCGACAAGCACGTCGTGGGCGTCACCACCAACCCGACGATTTTCGCCAACGCGCTGTCGAAGGGTGAGGCGTACGACAAGCAGGTCGGCGAGCTGGCCGCCCGCGGCGCCGACCTCGACGCCACCGTGCGCGAGCTGACCACCACCGACGTGCGCAACGCCGCGGACCTGTTCCGCGACGTCTACACCGCCACGAACGGGGTGGACGGCCGGGTGTCCATCGAGGTGGACCCGCGGCTGGCCAAGGACGCCGACGCCACCGTGGCCGAGGCGCAGGACCTGTGGAAGACGGTCGACCGGCCCAACCTGCTGGTCAAGATCCCGGCCACCGAGGAGGGCCTGCCGGCGATCACCCGCACGCTCGCCGAGGGCGTCAGCGTCAACGTCACGCTGATCTTCTCCGAGGAGCGCTACCGCGCGGTGATCGAGGCCTACTTCGCCGGTCTGGAGCAGGCCAAGGCGAACGGCCACGACCTCAAGGGCATCCACTCGGTCGCCTCGTTCTTCGTGTCCCGCGTGGACGCCGAGATCGACAAGCGGCTCGACGCCATCGGCACCGACGAGGCCAAGGCCCTGCGCGGTGAGGCGGCCATCGCCAACGCGCGGATCGCTTACGCCGCCTACGAAGAGCTGTTCGCCTCGGACCGCTGGAAGGCGCTGGCCGCCGACGGCGCGAACGTGCAGCGCCCGCTGTGGGCCTCCACCGGGGTGAAGGACCCGTCCTATTCGGACACCCGCTACGTGGACCAGCTGGTGGTCGCGAACACGGTGAACACCATGCCGGAGAAGACCCTCGAGGCGGCGGCCGACCACGCCGAGATCGACGGCGACAAGGTCTCCGGCACCGAGACCGCCGCCCGCGCGCTGTTCGCCAAGCTGGAGGCCGTCGGCATCGACATCACCGACGTGTTCCTGGTGCTGGAGAACGAAGGCGTGGAGAAGTTCGAGAAGTCCTGGAGCGAGCTGCTCGAAACGGTCACCGGGCAGCTGGCGAAGGCGAAGGGCTGA
- a CDS encoding glucose-6-phosphate isomerase, translating to MAAEETGAGVTIVDPALEQQAKPLADSLIAEKAASRLASQDPTLWGAEAEPEASIRLSWTTLHKSSRPLIGEIEALRAELRSEGVDRVVLAGMGGSSLAPEVITGTEGVALTVLDTTDPGQVADALAGDLDRTVLVVSSKSGGTVETDSHRRIFAKAFSANGIDAKRRIVVVTDPGSPLAELSEREGYRKVFLADPNVGGRYSALTAFGLVPAGLAGADVARLLDQAAGVADRLAADDEANPAIRLAAALGARHGQNAEKVVFADTGSGIKGFGDWAEQLIAESTGKQGTGLLPVVVESPEAAGFADAGADATPVAVGHSVSPAQLSVTGPLGAQFLLWEFATALAGRLLGINPFDQPDVEAAKKAARALLDQPASATGSAKPSFTDGAIEGYGLDAANLSEALKSFVDSATEAPSAYLAVQAYLDRLDDASTAVLRQQLAKRTGVQTTFGWGPRFLHSTGQYHKGGHPNGFFLQLTGAAEQDLEVPDRPYTLAGLQLAQALGDGQVLAEHGRPVLRLHFTDRAAGLAQLVAALEALA from the coding sequence ATGGCAGCGGAAGAGACGGGCGCGGGGGTCACGATCGTCGACCCCGCGCTGGAACAACAGGCGAAACCGCTCGCGGACAGCCTGATCGCCGAGAAGGCCGCCTCGCGGCTGGCTTCGCAGGACCCCACGCTGTGGGGTGCCGAGGCCGAGCCCGAGGCGTCCATCCGGTTGTCCTGGACCACCCTGCACAAGTCCTCGCGGCCGCTGATCGGCGAGATCGAGGCGCTGCGCGCGGAACTGCGCTCGGAGGGCGTGGACCGGGTGGTGCTGGCCGGGATGGGCGGTTCCTCGCTGGCGCCGGAGGTGATCACCGGGACCGAGGGCGTCGCGCTCACCGTGCTCGACACCACCGACCCCGGTCAGGTCGCCGACGCGCTGGCCGGGGACCTCGACCGGACCGTGCTGGTGGTCTCGTCGAAGTCCGGCGGCACGGTGGAGACCGACAGCCACCGCCGGATCTTCGCGAAGGCGTTCTCCGCCAACGGGATCGACGCCAAGCGGCGGATCGTCGTGGTCACCGACCCCGGCTCGCCGCTGGCGGAACTGTCCGAACGGGAGGGTTACCGCAAGGTCTTCCTGGCCGATCCGAACGTGGGTGGCCGGTACTCCGCGCTGACCGCGTTCGGGCTCGTCCCGGCCGGGCTGGCCGGTGCCGACGTGGCGCGCCTGCTGGACCAGGCCGCCGGCGTGGCCGACCGGCTGGCCGCCGACGACGAGGCGAACCCGGCCATCCGCCTGGCGGCGGCGCTGGGCGCGCGGCACGGGCAGAACGCGGAGAAGGTGGTCTTCGCCGACACCGGTTCCGGGATCAAGGGGTTCGGTGACTGGGCCGAGCAGCTGATCGCCGAGTCCACCGGCAAGCAGGGCACCGGCCTGCTGCCGGTGGTGGTCGAATCGCCGGAGGCGGCGGGCTTCGCCGACGCCGGTGCCGACGCCACCCCGGTGGCCGTCGGGCATTCGGTCTCGCCCGCCCAGCTCTCGGTGACCGGCCCGCTCGGGGCGCAGTTCCTGCTCTGGGAGTTCGCCACCGCGCTGGCCGGGCGGCTGCTCGGGATCAACCCGTTCGACCAGCCCGACGTGGAGGCGGCGAAGAAGGCGGCGCGCGCGCTGCTGGACCAGCCCGCTTCCGCGACCGGCAGCGCCAAGCCGTCGTTCACCGACGGCGCGATCGAAGGCTACGGCCTGGACGCGGCGAACCTGAGCGAGGCGCTGAAGTCCTTTGTGGACTCGGCCACCGAGGCGCCGTCGGCCTACCTGGCGGTGCAGGCCTACCTGGACCGCCTCGACGACGCGTCGACCGCGGTGCTGCGCCAGCAGCTGGCCAAGCGGACCGGGGTGCAGACCACCTTCGGCTGGGGCCCGCGGTTCCTGCACTCGACCGGGCAGTACCACAAGGGCGGCCACCCGAACGGCTTCTTCCTGCAGCTCACCGGGGCCGCCGAGCAGGACCTCGAGGTGCCGGACCGGCCGTACACGCTGGCCGGGCTGCAACTGGCGCAGGCGCTCGGGGACGGGCAGGTGCTCGCCGAGCACGGCCGCCCGGTGCTGCGCCTGCACTTCACCGACCGGGCCGCCGGGCTGGCACAGCTGGTGGCCGCGCTGGAGGCGCTGGCGTGA
- the zwf gene encoding glucose-6-phosphate dehydrogenase, with protein sequence MSWTNPLRDPRDKRLPRIAGPSSLVIFGVTGDLSRKKLMPAIYDLAHRGLLPAGFSLVGFARRDWEHQDFGELVHDSVAEHSRTPFRESVWNRLAEGIRFVQGTFDDDDAFDRLARTVRDLDAERGTGGNTAFYLSIPPSAFPVVTKQLARSGLADTDESTWRRVVIEKPFGHDLRSARELNAIVNDVFPEESVFRIDHYLGKETVQNILALRFANQLFEPIWNANYVDHVQITMAEDIGLGGRAGYYDGIGAARDVIQNHLLQLLAFTAMEEPVSFEPKALRAEKVKVLGATKPLLPFEATTARGQYTGGWQGGKKVPGLLQEGGFSKDSTTETYAAVTLEVQNRRWAGVPFYLRTGKRLGRRVTEIAVVFKRAPHLPFDSTATEELGQNALVIRVQPDEGVTLRFGSKVPGTTMEVRDVTMDFGYGHAFTESSPEAYERLILDVLLGEPSLFPVNEEVELSWEILDPILAHWAKHGRPEEYPPGSWGPSSADEMLAASGRNWRRP encoded by the coding sequence GTGAGCTGGACCAACCCGCTGCGGGACCCCCGCGACAAGCGGCTGCCGAGGATCGCCGGGCCGTCCAGCCTGGTGATCTTCGGCGTCACCGGGGACCTGTCCCGCAAGAAGCTGATGCCCGCGATCTACGACCTGGCCCACCGCGGCCTGCTGCCCGCCGGGTTCTCGCTGGTCGGGTTCGCCCGGCGGGACTGGGAGCACCAGGACTTCGGTGAGCTGGTGCACGATTCGGTGGCCGAGCACTCCCGCACCCCGTTCCGCGAGTCGGTGTGGAACCGGCTCGCCGAGGGCATCCGGTTCGTGCAGGGCACCTTCGACGACGACGACGCGTTCGACCGGCTCGCGCGGACCGTGCGCGACCTGGACGCCGAGCGCGGCACCGGCGGCAACACCGCGTTCTACCTGTCGATCCCGCCGAGCGCGTTCCCGGTGGTGACCAAGCAGCTGGCCCGGTCCGGGCTGGCCGACACCGACGAGAGCACCTGGCGCCGGGTGGTGATCGAGAAGCCGTTCGGGCACGACCTGCGCAGCGCGCGGGAGCTGAACGCGATCGTCAACGACGTCTTCCCCGAGGAGTCGGTCTTCCGCATCGACCACTACCTCGGCAAGGAGACGGTGCAGAACATCCTGGCGCTGCGCTTCGCGAACCAGCTGTTCGAGCCGATCTGGAACGCCAACTACGTCGACCACGTGCAGATCACCATGGCCGAGGACATCGGCCTCGGCGGGCGCGCGGGCTACTACGACGGGATCGGCGCGGCCCGCGACGTCATCCAGAACCACCTGCTCCAGCTGCTCGCGTTCACCGCGATGGAGGAGCCGGTCTCGTTCGAGCCGAAGGCGCTGCGCGCGGAGAAGGTCAAGGTGCTCGGCGCGACCAAGCCGCTGCTGCCGTTCGAGGCGACCACCGCGCGCGGGCAGTACACCGGCGGCTGGCAGGGCGGCAAGAAGGTGCCCGGCCTGCTGCAGGAGGGCGGGTTCTCGAAGGACTCGACCACCGAGACCTACGCCGCGGTGACGCTGGAGGTGCAGAACCGCCGCTGGGCGGGGGTGCCGTTCTACCTGCGCACCGGCAAGCGGCTGGGCCGCCGGGTGACCGAGATCGCGGTGGTGTTCAAGCGGGCGCCGCACCTGCCGTTCGACTCCACCGCCACCGAGGAGCTGGGGCAGAACGCGCTGGTCATCCGGGTGCAACCGGACGAGGGCGTGACGCTGCGGTTCGGCTCGAAGGTGCCGGGGACCACGATGGAGGTCCGCGACGTCACGATGGACTTCGGCTACGGGCACGCGTTCACCGAGTCCTCGCCGGAGGCCTACGAGCGGCTCATCCTGGACGTGCTGCTCGGCGAGCCGTCGCTGTTCCCGGTGAACGAGGAGGTCGAGCTGTCGTGGGAGATCCTCGACCCGATCCTGGCGCACTGGGCCAAGCACGGCAGGCCGGAGGAGTACCCGCCGGGCTCGTGGGGTCCGTCCTCGGCGGACGAGATGCTGGCCGCTAGTGGTCGCAACTGGAGGCGCCCGTGA
- the opcA gene encoding glucose-6-phosphate dehydrogenase assembly protein OpcA — translation MIIDLPSTTTSQLNKKLVELRERGGAVALGRVLTLVIAADDDEHLEDAIDAANEASREHPSRVIVVAKGAKTASPRIDGQIRVGGDAGASEVIVLRLYGALASNSQSAVVPLLLPDAPIVTWWPGTGPRNPAADQLGELAQRRITDSAAEKNPIRALGTRGKAYTDGDTDLAWTRLTNWRAQLVSALDLPPYEKVLSATVTGEADSPSTELLAGWLAEYLKAPVKRVKSSSAQGILSVTLERRSGAIELSRPDGRVGTLTQPGQPARRIALQRRDNKDCLIEELRRLDPDEIYEAALHGLGKIAATARKSPAKAETTPRKATTSKTPTTADAKTSAKAPTTADAKAPAKGSTAAEAKAPSAAGEAKAPAKGSTAKAKAPAKAKS, via the coding sequence GTGATCATCGATCTGCCGTCCACCACCACCTCGCAGCTGAACAAGAAGCTGGTCGAACTGCGGGAGCGCGGCGGGGCCGTGGCGCTGGGCCGGGTGCTGACGCTGGTGATCGCCGCGGACGACGACGAGCACCTCGAAGACGCGATCGACGCGGCCAACGAGGCCAGCCGGGAGCACCCGTCGCGGGTGATCGTGGTGGCCAAGGGCGCGAAGACGGCGTCGCCGCGCATCGACGGCCAGATCCGCGTCGGCGGGGACGCCGGGGCGAGCGAGGTCATCGTGCTGCGGTTGTACGGCGCGCTGGCGTCGAACAGCCAGAGCGCGGTCGTGCCGCTGCTGCTGCCCGACGCGCCGATCGTCACCTGGTGGCCGGGGACCGGGCCGCGCAACCCGGCCGCGGACCAGCTCGGTGAGCTGGCGCAGCGCCGGATCACCGATTCGGCGGCGGAGAAGAACCCGATCCGCGCGCTCGGCACGCGCGGCAAGGCCTACACCGACGGTGACACCGACCTGGCCTGGACGCGGCTGACGAACTGGCGGGCCCAGCTGGTCAGCGCGCTGGACCTGCCGCCGTACGAGAAGGTGCTCTCGGCCACGGTCACCGGTGAGGCCGACTCGCCGTCGACCGAGCTGCTCGCGGGGTGGCTGGCGGAGTACCTGAAGGCGCCGGTCAAGCGGGTGAAGTCGAGCAGTGCGCAGGGCATTCTGTCGGTCACGCTGGAGCGGCGCTCCGGGGCGATCGAGCTGTCGCGCCCGGACGGCAGGGTGGGCACGCTGACCCAGCCCGGCCAGCCGGCCCGGCGGATCGCCCTGCAGCGGCGGGACAACAAGGACTGCCTGATCGAGGAGTTGCGCCGGCTCGACCCGGACGAGATCTACGAGGCCGCCCTGCACGGCCTCGGCAAGATCGCGGCGACCGCGCGCAAGTCCCCGGCCAAGGCCGAGACGACCCCGCGCAAGGCCACCACCTCGAAGACGCCCACCACGGCCGACGCGAAGACCTCGGCGAAGGCGCCCACCACGGCCGACGCGAAAGCCCCGGCGAAGGGTTCCACCGCGGCCGAAGCGAAGGCGCCCAGCGCGGCGGGCGAGGCGAAGGCCCCGGCCAAGGGGTCCACCGCGAAGGCGAAAGCACCGGCGAAAGCGAAGTCATGA
- the pgl gene encoding 6-phosphogluconolactonase, which translates to MSTSEVVVYSDPQLLAAACAARLVTRLVDVQAARGSASLVLTGGGTGIAILRELRNSPARDAIDWSKLDLYWGDERFLPADDDERNEKQAREALLDHVPLDPARVHAMAPSDGRFGDDPDAAAADYARILAGNARPEDHGDVPTFDVTLLGLGGEGHTASIFPETPAVYETERSVIAVRNSPKPPPTRISLTLPAIRRSAEVWLVTTGAAKADAVALALAGAGEVQLPVAGARGQRRTLWLLDRTAAAKTTNVFRPRIA; encoded by the coding sequence ATGAGCACCTCCGAGGTAGTCGTCTACTCCGATCCGCAGTTGCTCGCGGCGGCCTGCGCGGCCCGGCTGGTCACCCGGCTGGTCGACGTGCAGGCCGCGCGCGGCTCCGCCTCGCTGGTGCTGACCGGCGGCGGCACCGGCATCGCGATCCTGCGGGAGCTGCGCAACTCCCCCGCCAGGGACGCGATCGACTGGTCGAAGCTCGACCTCTACTGGGGCGACGAGCGCTTCCTGCCCGCGGACGACGACGAGCGCAACGAGAAGCAGGCCCGCGAAGCCCTGCTCGACCACGTGCCGCTCGACCCGGCGCGGGTCCACGCGATGGCCCCGTCCGACGGCCGGTTCGGCGACGACCCGGACGCCGCGGCGGCCGACTACGCGCGGATCCTCGCCGGCAACGCGCGGCCGGAGGACCACGGCGACGTGCCGACCTTCGACGTGACCCTGCTCGGCCTCGGCGGCGAGGGCCACACCGCGTCGATCTTCCCCGAGACCCCGGCGGTCTACGAGACCGAGCGCTCGGTGATCGCGGTGCGGAATTCACCGAAACCGCCGCCGACGCGGATCTCGCTGACGCTCCCGGCGATCCGGCGCTCGGCGGAGGTCTGGCTGGTGACCACCGGCGCGGCGAAGGCCGACGCGGTGGCGCTCGCGCTGGCGGGCGCCGGCGAGGTCCAGTTGCCGGTGGCGGGCGCGCGCGGACAGCGGCGCACGCTGTGGCTGCTCGACCGCACGGCGGCGGCGAAAACCACGAACGTGTTCCGGCCGCGGATCGCCTGA
- a CDS encoding sensor histidine kinase, with amino-acid sequence MTTEGLSIPGMSVGRPRADTTGHIRDGSIADWFRKRAVRALSIDVLAIALAVLDVWLVFPEEAMTYSIWLSALSCVALVARRWLPFGVVLATFPGYLAGWAQLAAMIALGMLATRRGLNWQTMAGFGMVWASRFILWPLDEFAALSWQEHVLDGIYGVVVAGMPVALGLLIRARSELSDKLAELAASRDREQQLHAQAVRAQERARLAREMHDVVSHDITLIAMQANVLSISAPGTEAHQAAENIRQLSKRTLEELRTLVGVLRSGVDEDGPQPGIDELHQLIRTSDVPVQLTVERIPETVPRQVSAAAYRTVQECLTNVHKHAPGAKATVCVRGEEDALGVEVLNEQPCEPARGLPSGGHGLTGLAERARLLGGTFETAPTDDGGFRVRAVYPLPG; translated from the coding sequence ATGACCACAGAGGGACTCTCCATACCGGGAATGTCGGTCGGCCGCCCGAGGGCGGACACGACCGGGCACATCCGTGACGGCAGCATCGCGGACTGGTTCCGGAAACGGGCCGTGCGCGCACTGTCCATCGACGTCCTGGCGATCGCGCTCGCCGTGCTGGACGTCTGGCTCGTCTTTCCCGAAGAAGCCATGACCTACTCCATCTGGCTCTCGGCGCTCTCGTGCGTCGCGCTGGTGGCGCGGCGGTGGCTGCCGTTCGGCGTGGTGCTGGCGACCTTCCCCGGCTACCTGGCCGGCTGGGCGCAGCTGGCGGCGATGATCGCGCTGGGCATGCTGGCCACCCGCCGCGGGTTGAACTGGCAGACCATGGCCGGCTTCGGCATGGTCTGGGCCAGCCGGTTCATCCTGTGGCCGCTGGACGAGTTCGCCGCGCTGAGCTGGCAGGAGCACGTGCTCGACGGCATCTACGGCGTGGTCGTCGCCGGCATGCCGGTCGCGCTGGGCCTGCTGATCCGGGCCAGGAGCGAACTGTCCGACAAGCTGGCCGAGCTGGCCGCCAGCCGCGACCGCGAGCAGCAGCTGCACGCCCAGGCCGTCCGGGCGCAGGAACGCGCGCGCCTGGCCAGGGAGATGCACGACGTGGTCTCCCACGACATCACGCTGATCGCGATGCAGGCGAACGTGCTGTCCATCTCCGCGCCGGGTACCGAGGCGCACCAGGCCGCGGAGAACATCCGGCAGCTGAGCAAGCGCACCCTGGAGGAACTGCGCACCCTGGTCGGCGTCCTGCGCTCCGGGGTGGACGAGGACGGGCCACAGCCCGGAATCGACGAGTTGCACCAGCTCATCCGGACCTCGGACGTGCCGGTGCAGCTGACCGTGGAGCGCATTCCCGAGACCGTGCCGCGCCAGGTGTCCGCGGCGGCCTACCGGACCGTCCAGGAGTGCCTGACCAACGTGCACAAGCACGCGCCCGGCGCGAAGGCGACGGTGTGCGTGCGCGGCGAAGAGGACGCGCTCGGCGTGGAGGTACTCAACGAGCAGCCCTGCGAACCGGCACGCGGCCTGCCCTCGGGCGGGCACGGCCTGACCGGCCTCGCCGAACGGGCACGGCTGCTCGGCGGCACGTTCGAAACGGCCCCCACCGACGACGGCGGCTTCCGGGTCCGGGCGGTCTACCCGCTCCCGGGTTAG
- a CDS encoding RNA polymerase-binding protein RbpA yields the protein MVGGNAIRGTRVGAGPSGESERGESAPRRRISYWCANGHEARPSFALEAEIPEEWDCPRCGLPGGQDEQNPPAAPRTEPYKTHLAYVKERRSDADGEAILAEALDRLRKRREII from the coding sequence ATGGTTGGCGGAAACGCGATTCGGGGTACCAGGGTCGGGGCGGGCCCGTCCGGCGAGTCCGAGCGGGGGGAGTCGGCGCCGCGGCGCCGGATCTCGTACTGGTGCGCCAACGGGCATGAGGCTCGCCCGTCCTTCGCCTTGGAAGCGGAGATTCCCGAGGAGTGGGACTGCCCGCGATGCGGGCTGCCGGGTGGGCAGGACGAGCAGAACCCGCCCGCCGCACCGCGGACGGAGCCGTACAAGACGCATCTCGCCTACGTGAAGGAGCGCCGCAGCGACGCGGATGGCGAAGCCATTCTCGCCGAGGCGCTCGACCGGCTGCGCAAGCGGCGCGAGATCATCTGA
- the secG gene encoding preprotein translocase subunit SecG produces MKLFLQVVLIASSVLLVVAVLLHRGRGGGLSSLFGGGMQSSLAGSSVAEKNLDRITLGLGAIWLISIVGLGLLLKI; encoded by the coding sequence ATGAAACTGTTCCTGCAAGTGGTGTTGATCGCTTCCAGCGTGCTGCTGGTCGTCGCCGTCCTCCTGCACAGGGGACGCGGAGGCGGGCTTTCCTCCCTGTTCGGTGGCGGCATGCAGTCCAGCCTGGCGGGATCGAGCGTGGCCGAGAAGAACCTCGACCGGATCACGCTGGGCCTCGGTGCGATCTGGCTGATCAGCATCGTCGGGCTGGGCCTGCTGCTGAAGATCTGA
- the tpiA gene encoding triose-phosphate isomerase, with product MARKVLIAGNWKMNLNHLEAIALVQKIAFSLPEKYYAKVDVTVLPPFTDIRSVQTLTDGDKLLLTYGAQDLSPHDSGAYTGDVSGPMLAKLGCTYVTIGHSERREYHNEDDELVNKKVRAALKHGVSPILCVGEQLEVREAGGQIEHTTNQLVAGLKGLKAEQVKNVVVAYEPVWAIGTGRVATPADAEEVCAALRATLAEKYGTEIADEVRVLYGGSVKSGNIGDLVKCDNIDGALVGGASLDADEFTKLCALAAGGPLP from the coding sequence GTGGCTCGCAAAGTTCTCATCGCAGGCAACTGGAAGATGAACCTCAACCACCTCGAGGCCATCGCGCTGGTGCAGAAGATCGCCTTCTCGCTGCCGGAGAAGTACTACGCCAAGGTGGACGTGACGGTGCTGCCGCCGTTCACCGACATCCGCAGCGTGCAGACGCTCACCGACGGCGACAAGCTCCTGCTCACCTACGGGGCGCAGGACCTGTCGCCGCACGACTCCGGTGCCTACACCGGGGACGTCTCGGGCCCGATGCTCGCCAAGCTCGGGTGCACCTACGTGACCATCGGGCACTCCGAGCGCCGGGAGTACCACAACGAGGACGACGAACTCGTCAACAAGAAGGTGCGTGCCGCGCTCAAGCACGGGGTCTCGCCGATCCTGTGCGTCGGTGAGCAGCTCGAGGTCCGCGAAGCAGGCGGGCAGATCGAGCACACCACGAACCAGCTGGTCGCGGGCCTCAAGGGGCTCAAGGCCGAGCAGGTGAAGAACGTGGTGGTCGCCTACGAGCCGGTCTGGGCCATCGGTACCGGCCGCGTCGCCACCCCGGCCGACGCGGAGGAGGTCTGCGCCGCGCTGCGGGCCACCCTGGCCGAGAAGTACGGCACCGAGATCGCCGACGAGGTCCGCGTGCTCTACGGCGGTTCGGTCAAGTCGGGCAACATCGGCGACCTGGTCAAGTGCGACAACATCGACGGGGCGCTGGTCGGCGGGGCGAGCCTGGACGCCGACGAGTTCACCAAGCTCTGCGCACTGGCCGCGGGCGGGCCGCTGCCCTGA
- the pgk gene encoding phosphoglycerate kinase gives MKTLDDLISEGVAGRRVLVRADLNVPLDGDRITDDGRVRAALPTIKRLAGAGARVIVAAHLGRPKGEPDAKFSLAPVAARLGELLGAEVALAGDVVGDSAKSVAGALADGQVALLENVRFDPRETSKVEEERADLARELAELTGENGAFVSDGFGVVHRKQASVFDIAGVLPAHTGGLVLAELDVLRKLTEEPARPYAVVLGGAKVSDKLGVIANLLTKVDRLLIGGGMAYTFLKAQGYEVGGSLLQADQLDQVSGFLTEAEKRGVELVLPVDVLAATEFAADAPYEVVDATAIPADRQGLDIGPKTRELFAGKLADAATVFWNGPMGVFEFEAFAGGTKAVAEAIAASDAFSVVGGGDSAAAVRQLGLPEDGFSHISTGGGASLEYLEGKDLPGVSVLGE, from the coding sequence GTGAAGACTCTCGATGACCTGATCAGCGAGGGTGTGGCGGGTCGGCGCGTGCTGGTGCGCGCCGACCTCAACGTCCCCCTCGACGGCGACCGGATCACCGACGACGGGCGGGTCCGGGCCGCGCTGCCGACGATCAAGCGGCTGGCCGGGGCCGGCGCGCGCGTGATCGTGGCGGCGCACCTCGGCCGCCCCAAGGGCGAGCCGGACGCCAAGTTCTCCCTCGCGCCGGTCGCGGCGCGGCTGGGCGAACTGCTCGGCGCGGAGGTCGCGCTGGCCGGTGACGTGGTCGGCGACAGCGCGAAGTCGGTCGCCGGCGCGCTGGCCGACGGCCAGGTGGCCCTGCTGGAGAACGTGCGGTTCGACCCGCGCGAGACCAGCAAGGTCGAGGAGGAGCGTGCCGACCTGGCGCGCGAGCTGGCCGAACTGACCGGCGAGAACGGCGCGTTCGTCTCCGACGGGTTCGGCGTGGTGCACCGCAAGCAGGCCTCCGTGTTCGACATCGCGGGCGTGCTCCCGGCCCACACCGGCGGCCTCGTGCTGGCCGAGCTCGACGTGCTGCGCAAGCTCACCGAGGAGCCCGCCCGGCCCTACGCCGTGGTGCTCGGCGGCGCCAAGGTCTCGGACAAGCTCGGCGTGATCGCCAACCTGCTGACCAAGGTCGACCGCCTGCTCATCGGCGGCGGCATGGCCTACACCTTCCTCAAGGCGCAGGGCTACGAGGTGGGCGGCTCGCTGCTGCAGGCCGACCAGCTCGACCAGGTCAGCGGCTTCCTCACCGAGGCCGAGAAGCGCGGTGTCGAACTGGTGCTACCGGTCGACGTGCTGGCCGCCACCGAGTTCGCCGCCGACGCGCCGTACGAGGTGGTCGACGCCACCGCGATCCCGGCCGACCGGCAGGGGCTCGACATCGGCCCGAAGACCCGCGAGCTGTTCGCCGGCAAGCTGGCCGACGCGGCGACGGTGTTCTGGAACGGCCCGATGGGCGTGTTCGAGTTCGAGGCGTTCGCGGGCGGCACGAAGGCGGTCGCCGAGGCGATCGCCGCGAGCGACGCGTTCAGCGTGGTCGGCGGCGGTGACTCCGCGGCCGCGGTGCGCCAGCTCGGCCTGCCCGAGGACGGTTTCTCGCACATCTCCACCGGCGGCGGCGCGTCGCTGGAATACCTCGAGGGCAAGGATCTGCCCGGCGTCTCGGTCCTGGGGGAGTAG